The Anomaloglossus baeobatrachus isolate aAnoBae1 chromosome 5 unlocalized genomic scaffold, aAnoBae1.hap1 SUPER_5_unloc_2, whole genome shotgun sequence region gatagatagatagagggatagatagatagatagatagagggatagatagatagagggacagatagatagatagagggatagatagagggatagatagatagaggaatagatagatagatagatagagggacagatagatagatagatagatagatacatggatagatagatcgatagatagagggacagatagatagatagatagatagagggacagatagatagatagatagatagagggatagatagatagagggatagatagatagatagatagatagatagatacatgaatagatagatcgatagatagagggacagatagatagagggacagatagatagatacatagatagatagatagatagatagatagatagatagagggatagatagatagagggatagatagatagatagatagagggatagatagatagagggatagatagatagatagatagatagatagatagagtgacagatagatagatagagggatagagatagatagatagagggatagatagatagatagatagatagatagatagagggacagatagatagatagatagatagatagagggatagatagagggatagatagatagagggatagaggacagattgctgcaattctcacggtcggtagttagttcacattaccggccgtgggaaatgccctgtggttacctctgctgtctcgctgcgaggctgcatacaGCTCTGTGAGAGTGTCAGTCGCAGATGGATGTaagcagtgcaggacctgtggattacgccggagctgtggattacgtcggagctttgtttcaggaggggttaataaaaggatgaacgaggcttatttgtgttttatttaaaataaaggatttttcggtgtgtgtgttttttcactttacttacgggttgatcatgtcagctgtcccatagacgctgccatgatcaagcctggacttagtggcggcgatccgccgccattaactccttgtattaccctgactgccactgcatcacgacagcaggaagagctggggacactccggtactgccgcataatggatgcgacagtcccggggcagctgcggctgatattctcggctgcgggaggtgggagggaggtgggggacattaaccctgcccctctccctccccagcctgagaatactgggccgccactgtgtgcttacctcggctggacggtaaatatacagcggagcccacgtgttttttttctatatttccgttcgctttctatgtgtattttatatgtctgtgtctgtgttctatgtctgtgatgtctgtgtgagtgtgatctgtgtgtgtttacgctctgctccgcttcctcttcctgtcatgacatcacttccctgcaaaaccgcaggcaagcgatgtacgttaccgcaggtaaaccgcgaaataccgcagggaataacgcaggaaaacgcaatgaaccgcacagaatttgctgcctgcgttattccctgcggatttcacgattacatggcagtcaatggagtgaaatcccgcagcgacgtgcggaaaagaagtcaaattctgcctagtgcgcacaggatttttttttcccataggttttgctggtgaatcactgcagagatgttatgaacattttctgcagcaaaacatgcagcaaatccgcagaaaatccgcggcaaaatccagtaagtgcgcacagggcctcagaCTGTAATCTTGATAATTTaaagagaaaatgttcattctaatacATCATTCAGAGAAATTCAGGATTCAGAAAAAGAAAGCGAAAaaggagaaccaataagaaggatatgagaagatctccaatacggaacaagaaaaaatgaacttgactatgaatgaatttatggataatgtgtcatgagtgtgtcccgctctggggagacctctggtgactctgggatcagaaggtcacagcaactTATTGTTCATAGGTCTACAACATTATTTGAGTCAATCTACTTTGTTttaatgctgtaagggttaaaaacgCTTTCCAATCTGGCTATGCTTTGTAGCCTTAAACTCAGGTgcatctcttttgtgaccactccccttcaatataaaaagtaatttattttaccatctgatgccagttatagattctcattccatGCTGACGTCTTTGAAAGGagtctgtctctggaagaagctgaggaattgtgactattgcagctgtggtgtttagctgcattggaagagtttgaagtctttttcctttttgtgtctattttccctctgtctcaTTTACCTATGTGTTGTAGTATTGCAATGGTGAGACTACTGCTCTCGCcaaccttctcactagccaggcttAGCaaaggcctaggcacatgatgatAACGGGGGGAAGCACCCGTATAGAGACGTTAGGGagcatagggtacagactcaggcgagttgcaggaggtgtcccctctccccatcatcaGGGCCTTCTTTTTTTTACCATTCGCGTTGTTACCCTAGTGTTAGGCTGCACGCTGAGTGTCTGTACGCTCTGGGGTGACATAGTGTTTTGGTTTTGACACCCACAGTCTTATCGGTTGAGCAGATTGAAGTCCTGGACAGGGGCTTAAATTTTGTCAGTGGCATTTTGTTTGTTGAGGATAGAAAGGTTTCAGGTCAGAATTACTCTAGTAATAAATTTACAACCTTTAATGAATTGGAAGGATTCTCCTTCTCTGAACAGAAGAAcattgtaatgctaaactaaatgGAGGAGGATCGTAATTTGGAAGAATTGGTGGGGATCATGATGTAAAACTAAAGATCTCAAACCCTCATTATTATCCAGTAACATCTCGCGTACCATCATTAcacatgttccagaatatgatagaaaaggaccagttggctctgcaccgttatgtctcctccaataaaaataaaaattagataATTTAAGAAAAAATCAATTTAATTCTGAAAATGAAGAagaaaataacaactatttggttatACGTAAGTCAGACAAGGCAGGATGTATAGTGCTATTGGATGCCTCTTTACATAAAAAATGAGAATATGACATTTTGGAAAATAATACTACTTATCGTAGATTACAATCACTCTAGCTGATGTCTGCTCTAAATCGTTATACAATATGTTGGATGGTGGTTGCTTCTctttaagggctactttgcacgctgcgacatcgcaagcagatgcttgcgatgccgagcgcgatagtccccgcccctgtcgcagcggcgatctcttgtgattgctggcgtagcgaatgttatcgctacgccaacttcacatgcactcacctgccatgcgacgtcgctctggccggcgacccgcctccttactaagggggcgggtcgtgcggtgtcatagcgacgtcacacggcaggcggccaattgaagcggagggggcggaggtgagcaggatgtaaacatcccacccacctccttgctctcattgcagccgggacgcaggtaggagatgttcctcgctcctgtggcttcgcacacagcgatgtgtgatgccgcaggaacgaggaacaacatcgtaccgtcgctgcaccggcatatatggaaatgtcggaccatacaccgatgatacgataacgacgcttttgcgctcgttaatcgtatcaaaaaggttttacacactacgacatcgccagtgacgccgtatgtgcgtcactatcgatttgaccccaccgacatcgcacctgcgatgtcgtagtgtgcaaagcccgcctaagattgcTTTCTCAAAAGCTTTTATTATGAGGAgagcatattttgttttaaatgtagAAAAAGGATCCATAACATAGGTCtggaaaaaatgttttttcaagAGATGGGGTTTTTTTTCCACGTAATCCTTATGTTTTTGGGTGCACTGAATCCGAAAATAACCTTCGGTTTGACATCACTTTTTCTGACCATTtaggtaactatgttaaataaggcaatacctcaaaataaatgaaaataagacTTACAAAATCAATTTCTTATTACAAATTTTTcatgtaaatatttattttagtTTCAACAGATTTTTATTGAGTCATTCAAATCATTGACAAATAAATCAAAGCATTATATGGTTACATTTCTTGATACAATGACATTATGCTATTTTCAAAGTATCTCCCCCAAATGGGATCAGAAAATCAGGTATCAACtatttcttgtaaaaaaaaatgtatgctaCTATAGTTTTCAAGTTATTGAATCACCCATCGCTATTGCAAACAGGGCCGATGATAATGGACACCCCTGTCTGGTACCCCGTCCAATGCGTATCGGTTGTGGGCTAGTGGTGGGGAGTTTTAGGTACGCCGCGGGGTTGTCATACAGAACATGTATAGTTCGGATGAAGTTCTCAGTGAACTCTAATCTAGCCAAcaccctatatacagtgcctacaagtagtattcaaccccctgcagatttagcaggtttacacattcggaattaacttggcattgtgacctttggactgtagatcagcctagaagtgtgaaatgcagcaaaaaagaatgttatttctttttttaaattgtgaaaagtttattcagagggtcatttattattcaacccctcaaaccacaagaattctgtttggttcccctaaagtattaagaagtatttcaggcacaaagaatgatgagcttcacatgtttggattaattatctatttttccagccttttctgactaattaagaccctccccaaacttgtgaacagcactcatacatggtcagcatgggaaagataaaggagcattccaaggccatcagagacaagatcgtggagggtcgcaaggctggcaaggggtacaaaaccctttccaaggagttgggcctacctgtctccactgttggcagcatcatccggaagtggaaggcttatggaactactgttagccttccacagcctggacagcctttgaaagtttccacccgtgccgaggccaggcttgtccaaagagtcaaggctaacccaaggacaacaaggaaggagctccgggaatatctcatggcagtggggacattggtttcagtcaataccataagtaacgtactccaccacaatggtctccgttccaggtaCCTTTACTTGCAaatcgtcatgtcaaggctcgtctacagtttgctcatgatcacttggaggactctgagacagactggttcaaggttctctggtctgatgagaccaagatcgagatctttggtgccaaccacacacgtgacgtttggagactggatggcactgcatacgaccccaagaataccatccctacagtcaagcatggtggtggcagcatcatgctgtggggctgtttctcagccaaggggcctggccatctggtccgcatccatgggcagatggatagcacggcctacctggagattttggccaagaacctccgctcctccatcaaggatcttaagatgggtcgtcatttcatcttccaacaagacaacgacccaaagcacacagccaagaaaaccaaggcctggttcaagagggaaaaaatcaaggtgttgcagtggcctagtcagtctcctgaccttaacccaattgaaaacttgtggaaggagctcaagattaaagtccacatgagacacccaaagaacctagataacttggagaagatctgcatggaggagtgggccaagataactccagagacctatgccagcctgatcaggtcttataaaagatgattattagctgtaattgcaaacaagggttattccacaaattattaaacctaggggttgaataataattgacccacacttttatgttgaaaatgtattaaaatttaactgagcaacataacttgttggtttgtaagatttatgcatctgttaataaatcctgctcttgtttgaagtttgcaggctctaacttatttgcatcttatcaaacctgctaaatctgcagggggttgaatactacttgtaggcactgtaggtatggCCACATTaccgaggtaaaggttttttctataTCTAGGGCGAGAAGGAGTATTGACGATTTGGACTTACTGGCATGTTGAATTATATTGAGATTCTTACGGATGTTGTCTGGTGCCTGGCAAAACGGGATGAATCCGACTTGGTCTGGAGGTATAAGTGCTTGTAGTCCTCGATTAATTCTACTAGCCAAAAGAGAGGTAAAGAGCTTCAGGTCAACATTCAAAAGTGATATAAGCCTGTAGTTTTTCACCTGCAGGGGGTCTTTTTTTGGGTTTTGGTAAAACAGTTATATGTGCTAAGAGAAATTCCAGGGGCATCGCTTTACCTTCAAGCATGTAATTACATATGTTTATAATATGGGGTTTCAAAATGTGAATGAATTTCTTATAATAAACTGCTGAGAGTCCATCCGGGCTGGGGGCTTTGTGAGGTTTTAACTTTTTAACCATTTCCTCGAACTCTTCATTAGTGACTCTAGCTTAAAGTGTTGCTGAGAAATTCGAGGTAAGGGTAGGAAGATTTATGGAGTTTAAaaagctattgtgacgccctggactagccaggtagtcacagacataacaccacacacaccaccttccctagacagttacaccagtcaccttgttgcctccctccaggggctgatgtccacaccaggtggggtggagccaggcagttggccccacccaccaaggagttcacaggcctggaagcgggaaaaggagtcagattcgttttggaggtgaaagtgagaggagtaaaacgtgtaCGTGTGCCTGGGTaacagcccaggcactgacagcaaggtcggcagatggtggtggccgtctgcaggagttagcggatctctgcggaaccgtaggaccggggttgggcggtggcccaccggtaccgaaccggggagcggagtgaagttaagcacacaggcagggctatcggaccccgactaggtttGCAAAGTCTAtctgaaagtgaccggaaccccaggggtttcctaacacccaagtcccgctagaaggcaacagtccacaccgtgagaatatacagccaccgccacaggctagagatccaagggccagagcctgcgggcaaaagggctcttatGGTAccaatacgctggggagcggactaccattgggaaaccatcagagtcaacacattctacacaggtgcagggaaagacagccaccatcacctgtcctgggagagcaaagacactgcagccggctgcgggacccgtccatccggccgtttggtttaccagagactttgtgactttctgtctgagtgagtacaacagtgccatccggcaccgcgccgcgccgcctctgcaaccctgcatcccagctatcCAGCCGTCCCGTATCAtcacccgggccccgggaacaccaacccctacccacggaggggacaacaccctagctgctccctaccatcgctcccgggatccccgtcaccagcagcggtggtgccatcatcaccacgtcccgtgggtggcgtcacgaactatctccccaaacaaaccatcccttttcactcacgggtgaggagcgctgctcgagtccccgggtccggcccaccgctcgagtcaccgagcagcagcagcagaagccccggacccgagcatgcccctccgcccgcgacactatctatCGCATTTGGGGTAGCAGGTGCTGGCTGGGTATATAAAGATTGATAAAAGTTATTAAATAACCGGTATACTCTATCAGGTTTGGAGGTTTGGCCTCCCTGATTGTTGTTTAATGTGTATACTGAGTTAATCCTTTCCTAATCACAAAGTTTTCTTGCTAATAGTTTATCTATTTTATTGGAAAGTTTGTAGTATGTCGCTTGCGTCCATCTTAGTGCTCTCTCCGTTTTTGTTGTCAGCAAAGTTTGTAGTTGAAATGTAATATCTGTTATACGTTTGGTAAGATGGATAGTGGGATAtgattgctttgctgcctctaaCTTTAACAAGGTAATTTCCAGCTCTCTCTGAGCGGCAGttctatgttttgttttttttgaggcATTCTTGATAAAGGATCCCATGATATATATTTTGTGatgataagcactatttaaagggaaagtcatcaaacacattgtGCTACAAACTATTGTGTAAAAGTCACTCATTTTGTGCAACACACCTTAGTTGTtcaaacattttgtgacttttgacATTTTTTATTCTGAAATGTAAGAGAAGTTTAGTGAAAGAGAGTGGTGCTGGAAGCGGTCAGACAGATTCACAATAATTGTTGCCCTTTTAGAATATGTGATTTTGCCTattgtacttttttttacttttactaatTGTTAACCAATTCCTGTAATTTTTGTACTTTGAGAcacatcccccctcccccccaaaaaaaatgtgtaGGAAGGGGGGTTGTCTCATAGTCCGAATGCTCCTGGCTGTGGCTGgaggagtgagtcacaggaggcaggaaccaGCACTGGGGCTAACAGTGTGCCTGCTAATAACaaaagtgaatattcactgctcctcactccCATAATCCTGTCTACCTCTAGACACTGAAGCGAAAATCGAGGGGTGTGTggcattatgggcgtggggagcagtgactatTACTTCTTTTTAATAATTCACTTGTCCCCAAGCCAATAATCccaggtgtggggagcagtgaatattccggcagctgaTATCTGcgtgtaactgcaggtgcatggcagtgatgtcatgcgaTGCGACGCTTATACACTGAATTCACTTGCCAACATCAAAGACAACACCACACACTGGAGAGCAGAtggatggtgagtataatcattttttttatttctgcagTGTGATGAGGGATATTTATACCAGGATGACGCCAGGGGCAGGTGCAACCtgcagcccaagaggtaagggggcccattttcacTTGTAAATACTAAGattgggatcatatataccaggataagggacatatattctGAAATGGGcttaggatggggatcatatatattaggatgattgcaatatataccaagatgagaggtatacataccaggatgaggatcatGTATACCAGGGTGAGGgccttatataccagcatggggatcatatataccaggatgagcccaggatgaaggccatatataccaggatgggagaaagatgaggaacatatataccaggaagaacgAAATATGCACCAAAATCAGAGACACATAACTGGAAGGGCCTCGGGATGGGGGAtaatagtacagaattgggggatattacccccataacagtgtcagcagcagattccccaccccccataacagtgcatcatgactacgttttttgctacaatttttttcctattttcctcctctaaaacctaagtgcatcttataatcataataatacagtaagtttgaaaagaaagaaaatggtgcaTTCCCTGACCaagtcttacttgagcaattgactTTTCAATAAAACCCTTTTACTCACAGTACATCATGATGCCTTCTCCcaagtgactcatctgacaacaggacctgagtaatgataaaaacatttgccaaattccaaatgcaagaatggctcctctactgtgtgggttttctcatggtcgacaagaattgatttaccaattaaacatttcaaatattcacaacatgaaaaaggttccttctctGTGTTGCCTTTTCAGATGTTTAacgagatctgatttctgagaataacattttccacattcagaacatgaaaatggtttatcccctgtgtgaagttttccatggtcaataagagttgatttcctagtaaaacatttaccacattccaggcatgaaaatggcttctcccctgtatgagatctttgatgcttaacaagctctgatttccgaataaaacatttcccacattctgaacatgaaaatggcttctcccctgtgtgacatctttgatgtacaacaagttctgatttccagttaaaacatttcccacactttgaacatgaaaatggcttcacccctgtgtgattgttctgatgtctaacaaggtctgatttctgaataaaacatttcccacattctgaacatgaaaacggcttaatctctgtgtgatttttctgatgtctaacaaggtctgatttctgaataaaacatttcccacactctgaacatgaaaatgacttctcctctgtgtgagatctttgatggcgAACAAGTTCTgaattccaaataaaacatttcctacactctgaacatgaaaatggcttatcccctgtgtgacatctttgatgtctAACCAgagctgatttccgaataaaacatttcccacattctgaacatgaaaatggcttctcccctgtgtgagatctttgatgctgaaaaAGTTGTGCTTTCTGActaaaccatttcccacattctgaacatgaaaatggcttcttccctgtgtgagatctttgatgctgaaaacggtgtgatttctgactaaaacatttcccacactctgaacatgaaaatggcttctcccctgtgtgatatctttgatgGTCAACAAGTTCTgaattccaaataaaacatttcccacactctgaacatgaaaatggcttctcccctgtgtgagatctttgatgtctaaccagagctgatttccgaataaaacttttcccacattctgaacatgaaaatggcttctcccctgtgtgagatctttggtgctgaacaagttgtgatttctgaataaaacatttcccacactctggacatgaaaatggtttctcccttgtaggagcagtttcatattccacatccctactgtaacttttattttgctgacAATTCTGTAATGAatcagaattttggacttgtttgaaaagattagatgatagagctttccgaggaaggactggaggtatatctgggacaacagcatgctcttcatatgtatcatgtgtgacacTTTGATTGTCTGTTTCAAATTCTGAAGATAATAGATTTCCATACGAACTCAAAATACAGTAATCTCCTAAAAATAAATACAATGTTATTAGTTTTTAATATCTTGAaagcaaatttatttttttaaaacataacatcagaaattaaatgaggaaaaaatgtattctgaatctgttgtccaattttgaCATCTTCCGGTCCCGTTacgcgctacgatttatctgacgatatgttgtcagggtcacggttttcgtgacgtacttccgtcgtcgttagtgacgtcgttgcgtgtgacacctatgagcgactccgaacgatcttaaaaatagcaaaaatagttgatcgttgacacgtcgttcagtttcaaactattgttcgtcgtttcaaacaacatcgttagtgtgtccgtcatcagcgacgcgggcgtgtcgttacgagcaatgctccatgcctcctccgctctgattggtggtaccaactgcgttctgatttcgcaggcatggttgataaggcggacacaattatacgcctctgtcattgCCGAAATTgttgggaggattgctgtgtgacggtgtccacacgaccgcaatagtcaaacaatatatcgctgaacgatgtagcgtcgtttgtgagatgggtacgtgtgactgcTAAAAATCGACCTATGAGCGATATCGGTAaatcgtagcaatgatctgggcgtgtcacatcgctaacgagatcgctagcgatatcgttgtgtgtaaagcggccttaagagttacatcttcgttaatgcGGATCTTCCAtttctagcaccagttctctggaatgtgctatagtaaataatctgattgattgtcacaatgtgactgcaggataatgagggaaagggggct contains the following coding sequences:
- the LOC142258966 gene encoding uncharacterized protein LOC142258966, which codes for MTPQCGAEVLSSKRTTPERCPRPLLPQDCKQEDPDVPQDVFPPDLSRDYCILSSYGNLLSSEFETDNQSVTHDTYEEHAVVPDIPPVLPRKALSSNLFKQVQNSDSLQNCQQNKSYSRDVEYETAPTREKPFSCPECGKCFIQKSQLVQHQRSHTGEKPFSCSECGKSFIRKSALVRHQRSHTGEKPFSCSECGKCFIWNSELVDHQRYHTGEKPFSCSECGKCFSQKSHRFQHQRSHTGKKPFSCSECGKWFSQKAQLFQHQRSHTGEKPFSCSECGKCFIRKSALVRHQRCHTGDKPFSCSECRKCFIWNSELVRHQRSHTEEKSFSCSECGKCFIQKSDLVRHQKNHTEIKPFSCSECGKCFIQKSDLVRHQNNHTGVKPFSCSKCGKCFNWKSELVVHQRCHTGEKPFSCSECGKCFIRKSELVKHQRSHTGEKPFSCLECGKCFTRKSTLIDHGKLHTGDKPFSCSECGKCYSQKSDLIVHQKIHTVEKPFSCSECGKCFIKKSDLVRHQKIHTVEKPFSCSECGKCFIKKSDLVRHQKIHTVEKPFSCSECGKGFIKKSKLVVHQRSHTGAKPFSCSECGKCFIQKSDLIRHQKIHTGEKPFSCSECGKCFIQKSKLVVHQRSHTGAKPFSCSECGKCFIQKSDLVRHQKIHTVEKPFSCSECGKCFIQKLDLVRHQKIHTVEKPFSCSECGKCFIKKSELVVHQRSHTGEKPFSCSECRKCFIRKSYLVWHQRSHTGEKPYSCSECGKCFTRKLSLVYHQKNHTK